One Fuerstiella marisgermanici DNA window includes the following coding sequences:
- a CDS encoding FAD/NAD(P)-binding protein, with protein sequence MTPSTTVARHDPWLTWNATIASITREGPDVATYDLTIDDPEVAQRYRFLPGQFNMLYMPGVGEAAISISGDPASPRQLPHTIRVAGNVTQALANLRAGDSLGLRGPFGSSWPVEQCVGKDLILVAGGIGLPPLRPVIYEVLANRERYGNVTLLYGARSSDGLLYPKQTAAWEDSITVKRTVDRASADWHGHVGVVTALLERLSIPRPEDTVLMTCGPEVMMWYTIRTALSRGLSKANAWVSLERNMNCAVGFCGHCQLGPEFVCKDGPVFRYDRVEPILKVEHL encoded by the coding sequence ATGACTCCGTCAACGACAGTGGCTCGCCACGATCCATGGCTGACATGGAATGCAACGATCGCCAGCATCACCCGCGAAGGGCCCGATGTCGCGACATACGACCTGACGATTGACGATCCCGAGGTCGCCCAGCGCTACAGGTTTCTCCCCGGACAGTTCAATATGCTGTACATGCCGGGCGTTGGCGAGGCGGCGATTTCAATCAGCGGTGACCCAGCCAGTCCTCGCCAATTGCCGCATACCATCCGAGTTGCCGGCAACGTCACTCAGGCTCTTGCGAACCTAAGGGCTGGAGATTCCCTGGGGCTACGCGGCCCATTCGGATCGTCGTGGCCCGTTGAACAATGCGTTGGCAAGGATCTGATCCTGGTAGCGGGCGGCATTGGATTGCCGCCATTGCGTCCCGTGATCTACGAAGTTCTCGCCAATCGCGAACGCTACGGAAACGTTACCCTGCTTTATGGAGCACGATCGTCCGACGGCCTGCTCTACCCCAAACAGACCGCAGCATGGGAAGACTCGATCACGGTCAAACGCACGGTCGACCGAGCGTCTGCAGACTGGCACGGGCATGTGGGCGTTGTCACCGCATTGCTTGAACGGTTGTCCATCCCACGCCCCGAGGACACCGTGCTAATGACCTGCGGCCCCGAAGTCATGATGTGGTATACCATCCGGACGGCGTTGAGTCGTGGGTTGAGCAAAGCGAACGCGTGGGTCTCACTGGAACGCAACATGAATTGTGCGGTTGGGTTCTGCGGGCATTGCCAGCTTGGCCCCGAATTCGTGTGCAAGGACGGCCCGGTGTTTCGGTATGACAGAGTGGAACCGATCCTGAAAGTGGAGCACCTGTGA
- a CDS encoding Ni/Fe hydrogenase subunit alpha: protein MTETRTIKVEALTRVEGEGGLHIRMNGSVIEDVQLSIYEPPRFFEAFLHGRPLEDVPDLTARICGICPVAYQMSSVHALEAALGAQISPEIRKLRRLLYCGEWIESHALHMHLLHAPDFFDADSGIDLASQFPDEINRGLQLKKHGNTLLEVLGGRAIHPINVAIGGFYRAPRRDELQKLIPDFEWGLQAAIEATRWVAGFTFPDFERDYEMVALSHPDEYAMNEGRLRSTSGLDISVAEYEQNFHEQHAQHSTALQSVKEPSATAADNPTPLADLHFSQGCYHVGPLARVNLNRETLSPAAKRTADEIGFDTPCWNPFKAIIARGLELIHAFEEGLEILRDYRPVKPPKIPYDYKAGEGMAATEAPRGMLYHRYKVDDNGKVTFANIVPPTSQNQRQIEADLRDYLPRVLCEYDRQTAVGCEKLIRSYDPCISCSTHFLKITWGQAGKQETR, encoded by the coding sequence ATGACGGAAACACGCACGATCAAAGTCGAAGCGCTAACTCGGGTAGAAGGTGAAGGCGGCCTGCACATTCGGATGAATGGAAGTGTGATCGAAGATGTGCAACTGTCGATCTACGAGCCCCCGCGATTCTTCGAAGCTTTTCTGCACGGTCGGCCACTGGAAGACGTTCCCGACCTGACGGCTCGCATTTGCGGCATCTGTCCCGTCGCTTATCAAATGAGTTCCGTTCACGCACTGGAAGCTGCGCTGGGCGCGCAGATTAGTCCTGAAATCCGCAAACTTCGGCGACTGTTGTACTGCGGCGAATGGATCGAGAGCCACGCACTTCACATGCACCTGCTGCACGCTCCGGATTTTTTTGATGCGGACAGCGGCATCGATCTGGCCAGCCAGTTTCCTGATGAAATTAATCGCGGTCTGCAGCTAAAGAAGCACGGGAACACTCTACTAGAAGTGCTCGGCGGACGAGCCATCCATCCGATCAACGTGGCCATCGGCGGGTTTTATCGAGCTCCGCGGCGTGACGAACTGCAGAAATTGATCCCCGATTTTGAATGGGGCCTGCAGGCGGCAATCGAAGCGACTCGCTGGGTCGCCGGATTCACTTTCCCGGATTTCGAACGTGACTATGAAATGGTGGCGCTATCACACCCGGATGAGTATGCGATGAACGAAGGCCGCCTGCGATCGACCTCGGGCCTCGATATTTCGGTGGCAGAATACGAACAGAACTTTCATGAGCAACACGCGCAACACAGCACCGCACTTCAATCGGTGAAGGAACCGTCTGCGACCGCGGCTGATAACCCCACGCCGCTGGCCGATCTCCATTTCAGCCAGGGATGTTACCACGTCGGCCCTCTTGCTCGAGTCAACCTGAATCGCGAAACGCTGTCTCCGGCGGCAAAACGCACCGCTGACGAAATCGGGTTTGATACGCCATGCTGGAACCCATTCAAGGCAATCATTGCTCGTGGTCTGGAACTCATTCACGCATTCGAAGAGGGCCTGGAAATTCTGCGAGACTATCGTCCGGTCAAGCCGCCAAAAATCCCATACGACTACAAGGCGGGCGAGGGCATGGCGGCGACGGAAGCTCCTCGCGGCATGCTCTACCATCGCTACAAAGTGGATGACAACGGAAAGGTAACGTTTGCGAATATCGTTCCGCCGACATCGCAGAATCAACGTCAAATTGAAGCGGATTTGCGTGACTATCTGCCGCGAGTACTATGCGAATATGACCGTCAGACCGCCGTTGGCTGTGAGAAACTGATTCGGTCGTACGACCCCTGCATTAGTTGCTCAACCCATTTTCTGAAGATCACATGGGGACAGGCCGGAAAGCAGGAAACGCGATGA
- the hypB gene encoding hydrogenase nickel incorporation protein HypB, whose protein sequence is MNTVDTVSKTVVINRDVLSEKKRRAAELRQQFTERGILVVNLVSSPGSGKTSLLEATAKCWQGQHKMAVLVGDLATERDAERLRPLVPVEQLTTGGACHLELSLVEKGLAKLPLDDVEFLFIENIGNLVCPASHDLAEHLRVSVLSTTEGDDKPGKYPKMYRTSDALVITKTDLLPYVPFSTEDAIADARTIQPELSAFELCSLTGDGVSQWCDFLVQARRRTVCIPAA, encoded by the coding sequence ATGAATACCGTCGACACGGTCAGTAAGACAGTGGTCATCAATCGCGACGTGCTCTCCGAAAAGAAACGTCGAGCGGCCGAACTACGCCAGCAGTTCACAGAACGCGGCATTCTGGTCGTTAACCTGGTGTCGTCGCCAGGTTCCGGAAAAACCAGCCTGTTGGAAGCCACGGCGAAGTGCTGGCAGGGTCAACATAAGATGGCAGTACTCGTTGGCGATTTGGCAACGGAACGCGATGCAGAACGTTTGCGACCGTTGGTGCCTGTGGAACAACTCACCACCGGCGGAGCGTGTCATCTGGAATTGTCTTTGGTGGAAAAGGGGCTGGCCAAACTGCCATTGGACGACGTGGAATTTCTGTTCATCGAAAACATCGGAAACCTCGTCTGTCCCGCGTCGCATGATCTTGCGGAACACCTGCGAGTTTCGGTGTTGAGCACCACGGAGGGCGATGACAAGCCTGGCAAATATCCCAAAATGTACCGCACGAGCGATGCACTGGTCATCACGAAAACCGACCTGCTGCCCTATGTCCCGTTTTCGACAGAAGACGCCATCGCCGATGCGCGAACGATTCAGCCGGAACTGTCCGCGTTTGAATTGTGTTCACTAACCGGAGACGGGGTGTCTCAGTGGTGCGATTTCCTTGTTCAGGCCAGAAGACGCACCGTATGCATTCCGGCAGCCTAA
- a CDS encoding universal stress protein codes for MLPRFQHILVPVDLTPKNRVALDIAFELATDNKARVSLLHVTQTINTADETLAFYDRLQQRVRDDLESLSQRFSDAGLAVEVKVPLGQPLKEIVSFAATHQVDLIVMSSHPVDKEDLLQSWGTLSYKVSVACPCPILLMK; via the coding sequence ATGCTGCCTCGATTTCAACACATTCTGGTGCCCGTCGATCTCACGCCAAAGAACCGCGTAGCGCTGGATATTGCGTTCGAACTGGCCACGGACAACAAAGCAAGAGTATCGCTGTTGCACGTGACTCAAACTATTAACACCGCTGATGAGACACTGGCATTCTATGACCGGCTTCAGCAGCGCGTACGCGACGATCTGGAATCGTTGTCTCAGCGTTTTTCAGATGCTGGCCTCGCGGTAGAAGTCAAAGTGCCACTCGGTCAGCCGCTAAAGGAAATCGTGTCCTTCGCAGCGACACATCAGGTTGATCTTATTGTGATGTCGTCTCACCCCGTCGATAAAGAGGACCTGCTGCAAAGTTGGGGCACGCTTAGTTATAAAGTTTCGGTCGCCTGTCCATGCCCGATACTGCTGATGAAGTAA
- a CDS encoding hydrogenase maturation nickel metallochaperone HypA, producing the protein MHEKSLVQSLLKQVEAIMREHHAVSVQAVTVEIGPLSGVESLLVEDAFSELLLNSQIGRPSLNIQAVDLTIRCRDCEQASSSPGLTLKCQLCGSNKVQITHGDEFRLMDVSLQIPAESENSVT; encoded by the coding sequence ATGCACGAAAAGTCGCTGGTGCAATCCTTGCTAAAACAGGTTGAGGCCATTATGCGAGAACATCATGCAGTCAGCGTGCAAGCGGTCACCGTGGAAATCGGACCGTTGTCAGGCGTAGAATCGCTTCTGGTGGAAGATGCATTTTCTGAGTTGCTTCTCAACAGCCAGATTGGACGCCCTTCACTAAACATTCAGGCCGTCGACCTCACGATTCGCTGTCGCGATTGTGAACAGGCATCATCTTCGCCCGGTCTGACATTGAAGTGCCAATTGTGTGGATCGAACAAAGTGCAGATCACTCACGGCGACGAATTCCGCCTCATGGACGTCTCTTTACAGATCCCCGCAGAATCAGAAAACTCCGTCACATGA
- a CDS encoding hydrogenase maturation protease, whose product MKTAPQKQLLIGIGSPHGDDQIGWMIAEAIGAKGGTNITVRRASVPLDLLDWLKGADSLHIVDACVGSNAVGELTRWEWPELVADHHDRTSFRSTHGFDLVSALRLGEKLGRLPSKVVIWGIEVGRVSQTIRPTEEIMHHLNAISDRIYQELTDARKVAGAILAKTG is encoded by the coding sequence ATGAAGACTGCTCCCCAAAAACAGCTACTGATCGGGATCGGCAGTCCGCACGGAGATGACCAGATCGGGTGGATGATAGCAGAAGCGATCGGTGCCAAAGGCGGAACCAACATCACCGTCCGCAGGGCGTCTGTGCCTTTGGATTTGCTCGACTGGCTGAAAGGCGCTGACTCACTGCATATCGTCGATGCCTGCGTCGGCAGCAACGCGGTTGGCGAGTTGACTCGCTGGGAATGGCCGGAATTGGTGGCAGATCACCATGACCGAACGTCGTTCCGTAGTACTCATGGATTCGACTTAGTGTCCGCTTTGCGACTCGGCGAAAAGCTGGGCCGTCTGCCGTCAAAAGTGGTTATCTGGGGCATCGAAGTCGGCCGCGTTTCGCAGACAATCCGTCCGACGGAAGAGATCATGCACCACCTGAACGCGATTTCAGACAGGATTTATCAGGAGCTGACAGATGCACGAAAAGTCGCTGGTGCAATCCTTGCTAAAACAGGTTGA
- a CDS encoding oxidoreductase: MSERRPRLGVFKFASCDGCQLSLLSCEDELLAVAGKVDIDYFLEATSRIEPGPYDIALVEGSITTPLDEKRIQEVRRTSSTVVTIGACATAGGIQSLKNWADHEDFLKCVYARPEFIQTLATSTAIADHIPVDFELRGCPINRHQLLDVLIALLNNRSPRTPRHSVCMDCKRRGTVCVEVAQGIPCLGPVTHAGCGALCPAYDRGCYGCFGPMAQPNCSSLSDTLTAQGASTETLLPLYRNFNAAAPAFRDQSNVLAAKKDDA, encoded by the coding sequence ATGTCGGAACGCCGGCCTCGGCTGGGAGTGTTTAAATTCGCATCATGTGATGGCTGCCAGTTGTCTCTGCTGTCGTGCGAAGACGAGCTGCTGGCTGTCGCAGGAAAAGTGGACATCGACTACTTTTTGGAAGCCACCAGCCGGATTGAACCTGGTCCTTACGACATCGCTTTGGTCGAAGGGTCCATCACAACGCCTCTTGATGAAAAACGCATTCAGGAAGTCCGCCGCACCTCCAGCACCGTGGTGACCATCGGTGCCTGTGCCACAGCGGGGGGGATTCAATCTTTGAAGAATTGGGCCGACCACGAAGACTTTCTGAAGTGCGTGTACGCGCGGCCTGAATTCATTCAAACATTAGCCACATCCACAGCGATCGCCGATCACATTCCGGTAGACTTCGAACTGCGAGGTTGTCCGATCAACCGACATCAGCTGTTGGACGTGTTGATCGCGCTGCTTAACAATCGCTCGCCGCGCACACCGAGACACAGTGTGTGCATGGACTGCAAACGCCGCGGTACCGTTTGCGTTGAAGTCGCTCAGGGCATTCCGTGCCTTGGCCCGGTCACTCACGCGGGCTGCGGAGCACTTTGCCCGGCCTACGATCGCGGCTGCTACGGCTGCTTCGGCCCGATGGCTCAGCCGAATTGTTCGTCGTTGTCCGACACATTGACAGCACAAGGCGCTTCAACGGAAACTCTGCTGCCGTTGTACCGAAACTTCAACGCAGCAGCGCCTGCGTTCCGCGATCAAAGCAACGTTCTGGCGGCGAAGAAGGACGACGCATGA
- a CDS encoding 4Fe-4S dicluster domain-containing protein → MTESTAAGVHEDFSNGRFLPTTALQTLLDVLAEDGRTVIGPTIQQQAIVYDEVTSIDDLPRGWTDVQGPGTYRLQRRDDDAYFGYVVGPHSWKQFLFPPAATVATADKVYGRWQMDAPQESPPRYAFLGVRACELAAIDVQDGVFLNGPYVDPMYQKRRETAFIVAVNCTQAASTCFCTSMNTGPKCRTGFDLCLTEITDGFVVAAGSDSGMQILNQLETQPLVEHHSKAANAACQNAVDQITKSLDTTDIRNLLLGNLQHDQWDEVAKRCLSCTNCTMVCPTCFCSTVKEVPDMSGEHVERERQWDSCFNIDFSYMNGGVVRNGIASRYRQWLTHKLASWHDQFGQSGCVGCGRCITWCPPGIDLTEEVAAIRSSPSDITAAGQTTVAENTE, encoded by the coding sequence ATGACTGAATCCACGGCAGCAGGCGTTCACGAAGACTTCAGTAACGGCCGCTTTCTGCCGACGACCGCTCTGCAAACATTACTGGATGTATTGGCCGAAGATGGTCGTACCGTGATTGGGCCGACGATTCAGCAGCAAGCGATTGTGTACGACGAAGTCACGTCTATTGATGACTTGCCTCGCGGTTGGACAGACGTGCAGGGGCCAGGAACGTATCGACTGCAGCGTCGCGACGACGACGCATACTTTGGCTATGTGGTCGGACCGCATTCGTGGAAGCAATTTCTTTTTCCGCCCGCAGCAACCGTTGCCACAGCCGACAAAGTTTACGGACGCTGGCAGATGGACGCGCCGCAGGAATCACCACCTCGATATGCGTTCTTAGGTGTGCGAGCCTGCGAACTGGCAGCGATAGACGTTCAGGATGGAGTCTTCCTGAATGGTCCCTATGTCGATCCGATGTACCAAAAACGCCGCGAGACCGCTTTCATCGTCGCGGTGAATTGCACTCAAGCTGCCAGCACATGTTTTTGCACATCGATGAACACCGGGCCAAAGTGCCGCACCGGTTTTGACCTTTGCCTGACTGAAATCACAGACGGATTCGTAGTGGCGGCAGGTAGTGATTCCGGAATGCAGATTCTGAACCAGCTTGAAACGCAACCGCTTGTCGAACACCATTCGAAAGCCGCTAATGCAGCCTGTCAAAACGCCGTTGATCAAATCACAAAGTCGCTGGACACAACCGACATTCGCAACCTGCTGCTGGGCAATCTGCAGCACGATCAATGGGACGAAGTGGCAAAGCGTTGCTTGTCCTGCACGAATTGCACAATGGTGTGCCCCACCTGTTTTTGTTCGACAGTGAAGGAAGTGCCCGATATGAGCGGCGAACATGTCGAACGCGAACGTCAATGGGATTCCTGTTTCAACATCGATTTCAGCTACATGAACGGCGGTGTTGTCCGCAACGGCATCGCCAGTCGCTACCGGCAGTGGTTGACGCATAAGCTGGCGTCGTGGCACGATCAATTCGGCCAGTCTGGTTGCGTTGGCTGCGGACGCTGTATCACATGGTGTCCGCCAGGGATCGACCTGACGGAAGAAGTGGCGGCGATTCGCAGTTCACCGTCAGACATAACCGCTGCTGGACAGACCACGGTCGCGGAGAACACCGAATGA
- a CDS encoding cyclic nucleotide-binding domain-containing protein produces MPALDTLHQLSTSSLGVGLSDDHLKRLAELATTERFPAGRVIFKEASTADHLAVVCSGSVALDMHVPLRGNVRLLTLGSGDLLGWSAIVGDGIMTATATVLKDAQLLNIPGTTLRKACDDDPALGYAVMDLVARALAKRLQGTRLQMLDLFKEPRPAPGKLSGVVAHD; encoded by the coding sequence GTGCCAGCGTTAGACACACTTCATCAGCTCAGTACTTCCTCGCTCGGTGTCGGGTTGAGTGACGATCATCTAAAGAGATTGGCCGAGCTGGCGACAACGGAACGATTTCCAGCCGGTAGAGTGATCTTCAAAGAAGCGTCCACAGCCGACCATCTTGCGGTGGTGTGCAGCGGCAGCGTGGCTCTGGATATGCATGTGCCGCTGCGAGGCAACGTGCGGTTGCTGACACTGGGATCCGGCGATCTTCTGGGATGGTCGGCGATTGTTGGTGATGGCATCATGACGGCCACAGCCACGGTGCTTAAGGACGCTCAACTGTTGAACATCCCGGGAACAACGCTCCGGAAAGCGTGCGACGACGACCCGGCTTTGGGATATGCCGTCATGGACCTGGTGGCCCGCGCTCTGGCTAAGCGACTTCAGGGAACGCGCCTACAGATGCTGGATCTTTTTAAGGAACCCCGGCCGGCTCCGGGCAAGCTGTCGGGGGTGGTTGCTCATGACTGA